In Streptomyces dangxiongensis, one DNA window encodes the following:
- a CDS encoding metal ABC transporter substrate-binding protein has translation MNVRRRLIPAAAVAAVAALGAGTLSGCSGGTGVVANTSKFDVVASFYPMTFLAERIGGEHVRVTTLTSPGQEPHDLEISPRQIAQLEESDAALYLSGLQPSVDEAVAQSPVRTKIDAARLTTLEEHGTEVGGHAAGHATHEDGEHEDGEGTGKDPHIWLDPVRYAQVAEGVGKAFEKADPEHAADYRKNTAALAGELDALDLRFRRSLAHTRSKVFLTTHAAFGYLAERYGLTEEAVNGLDPESEPSAARVKALERTARADGVSTVFYETLVSDRTARTLAHDTGLRTDVLDPLEGITDRSRGKDYLAVQEANLKALRQALDAK, from the coding sequence ATGAACGTACGTCGACGCCTCATACCCGCCGCCGCGGTCGCCGCGGTCGCCGCCCTCGGGGCCGGCACGCTGTCCGGATGCTCCGGCGGCACGGGGGTCGTGGCCAACACGAGCAAGTTCGACGTCGTCGCGTCGTTCTACCCGATGACCTTCCTCGCCGAGCGGATCGGCGGTGAGCACGTCCGCGTCACCACCCTCACCTCCCCCGGCCAGGAGCCGCACGACCTGGAGATCAGCCCCCGGCAGATCGCCCAGCTAGAGGAGTCCGACGCGGCCCTCTACCTGAGCGGCCTCCAGCCCTCCGTCGACGAGGCTGTGGCCCAGTCCCCGGTCCGCACCAAGATCGACGCGGCCCGCCTGACCACGCTGGAGGAGCACGGCACCGAGGTCGGCGGCCACGCGGCCGGACACGCCACCCACGAGGACGGGGAACACGAGGACGGGGAAGGCACGGGCAAGGACCCGCACATCTGGCTCGACCCGGTGAGGTACGCCCAGGTCGCCGAGGGCGTCGGCAAGGCCTTCGAGAAGGCCGACCCCGAGCACGCGGCCGACTACCGCAAGAACACCGCGGCCCTGGCAGGCGAGCTGGACGCCCTGGACCTCCGGTTCCGGCGGAGCCTCGCGCACACCCGGAGCAAGGTCTTCCTCACCACGCACGCCGCCTTCGGCTACCTCGCCGAGCGCTACGGCCTCACCGAGGAGGCCGTCAACGGCCTCGACCCCGAGTCCGAGCCGAGCGCCGCGCGCGTGAAGGCCCTGGAACGGACGGCCCGGGCCGACGGTGTCAGCACCGTCTTCTACGAGACGCTCGTCAGCGACAGGACCGCCCGGACCCTCGCCCACGACACGGGCCTGCGGACCGACGTCCTCGACCCGCTGGAGGGCATCACCGACAGGTCCCGCGGCAAGGACTACCTCGCCGTCCAGGAGGCCAACCTCAAGGCGCTCCGCCAGGCGCTGGACGCCAAGTGA
- a CDS encoding glycine--tRNA ligase yields MAADKIDTIVSLSKRRGFVFPCSEIYGGQRAAWDYGPLGVELKENIKRQWWRYMVTSREDVVGIDSSVILASEVWVASGHVATFTDPLTECTSCHKRFRADHLEESYEEKKGHAPANGLADVNCPNCGNKGQFTEPKQFSGLLSTHLGPTQDSGSVAYLRPETAQGIFTNFAQVQTTSRRKPPFGIAQMGKSFRNEITPGNFIFRTREFEQMEMEFFVKPGEDEQWQEYWMEQRWGWYTGLGLREENMRWYEHPKEKLSHYSKRTADIEYRFQFGGSEWGELEGVANRTDYDLGAHSKASGQDLSYFDQEAGERWTPYVIEPAAGVGRTMLAFLLDAYVEDEAPNAKGKMEKRTVLRLDHRLAPVKVAVLPLSRNPELSPKAKGLAQALRQNWNIDFDDAGAIGRRYRRQDEIGTPYCVTVDFDTLEDNAVTVRERDTMKQERVSLDQIEGYLASRLLGC; encoded by the coding sequence GTGGCCGCCGACAAGATCGACACCATCGTCAGCCTGAGCAAGCGCCGTGGCTTCGTTTTCCCGTGCAGTGAGATCTACGGCGGACAGCGTGCCGCCTGGGACTACGGACCGCTGGGTGTCGAGCTCAAGGAGAACATCAAGCGCCAGTGGTGGCGCTACATGGTGACGTCGCGCGAGGACGTGGTCGGCATCGACTCCTCCGTCATCCTCGCCTCCGAGGTCTGGGTCGCCTCCGGCCACGTCGCCACCTTCACGGACCCGCTGACCGAGTGCACCTCGTGCCACAAGCGGTTCCGTGCCGACCACCTGGAAGAGTCGTACGAGGAGAAGAAGGGCCACGCCCCGGCGAACGGCCTGGCGGACGTCAACTGCCCGAACTGCGGCAACAAGGGCCAGTTCACCGAGCCCAAGCAGTTCTCCGGCCTGCTCTCCACCCACCTCGGCCCGACGCAGGACTCCGGCTCCGTCGCCTACCTGCGCCCCGAGACCGCCCAGGGCATCTTCACCAACTTCGCCCAGGTGCAGACCACTTCGCGCCGCAAGCCGCCGTTCGGCATCGCCCAGATGGGCAAGTCGTTCCGCAACGAGATCACTCCTGGCAACTTCATCTTCCGCACCCGCGAGTTCGAGCAGATGGAGATGGAGTTCTTCGTCAAGCCGGGCGAGGACGAGCAGTGGCAGGAGTACTGGATGGAGCAGCGCTGGGGCTGGTACACCGGGCTGGGCCTGCGTGAGGAGAACATGCGCTGGTACGAGCACCCGAAGGAGAAGCTCTCCCACTACTCCAAGCGCACCGCCGACATCGAGTACCGCTTCCAGTTCGGCGGCTCGGAGTGGGGCGAGCTGGAGGGTGTCGCCAACCGCACCGACTACGACCTCGGCGCCCACTCCAAGGCCTCCGGCCAGGACCTCTCCTACTTCGACCAGGAGGCCGGCGAGCGCTGGACGCCGTACGTCATCGAGCCCGCGGCGGGCGTCGGCCGCACCATGCTGGCCTTCCTGCTCGACGCCTACGTCGAGGACGAGGCGCCCAACGCCAAGGGCAAGATGGAGAAGCGGACGGTGCTGCGCCTCGACCACCGTCTGGCCCCGGTGAAGGTGGCCGTCCTCCCGCTGTCGCGCAACCCGGAGCTGTCCCCGAAGGCCAAGGGCCTCGCACAGGCGCTGCGCCAGAACTGGAACATCGACTTCGACGACGCGGGCGCCATCGGCCGCCGCTACCGCCGTCAGGACGAGATCGGTACGCCGTACTGCGTCACCGTCGACTTCGACACGCTCGAGGACAACGCGGTGACCGTGCGCGAGCGCGACACCATGAAGCAGGAGCGCGTGTCCCTCGACCAGATCGAGGGCTACCTCGCCAGCCGCCTGCTGGGCTGCTGA
- a CDS encoding TetR/AcrR family transcriptional regulator, giving the protein MSSPHRSRADRRRATEARILDSARELFAEKGFDRTTIRAVATAAGVDPALVMQYFGSKRELFTRAAQTFPALPTATGADALVEQLLAALGLELGGLPEGTLAMMRSMLTDPAVADHVRDALGRRIDAVAAALPAGADPELRAALIVTSLLGVTIGHQLLGLPPLSDAPADRTAALLRPALSALAEPREENTPADGTGNRRRRPSGPVNGPGAP; this is encoded by the coding sequence GTGTCCAGCCCTCACCGGTCCCGCGCCGACCGCCGACGAGCCACCGAGGCGCGCATCCTCGACAGCGCCCGGGAGCTGTTCGCCGAGAAGGGCTTCGACCGCACCACCATCCGCGCGGTGGCGACCGCGGCGGGCGTCGACCCGGCCCTGGTCATGCAGTACTTCGGCTCGAAGCGCGAGCTGTTCACCCGGGCCGCGCAGACGTTCCCCGCGCTGCCGACGGCCACCGGCGCCGACGCCCTCGTCGAGCAGCTCCTTGCCGCGCTCGGCCTCGAACTCGGCGGTCTCCCCGAGGGCACGCTGGCGATGATGCGGTCCATGCTCACCGACCCGGCAGTCGCCGACCACGTCCGGGACGCCCTCGGCCGGCGGATCGACGCCGTCGCCGCCGCCCTGCCCGCGGGTGCGGACCCCGAGCTGCGCGCCGCGCTGATCGTCACCAGCCTGCTGGGCGTCACCATCGGCCATCAGCTCCTCGGCCTGCCCCCGCTGAGCGACGCCCCGGCCGACCGCACCGCCGCGCTGCTCCGGCCGGCCCTCAGCGCCCTGGCGGAACCGCGGGAGGAGAACACGCCGGCCGACGGCACCGGGAACCGGCGCCGGCGGCCGAGCGGTCCGGTCAACGGCCCTGGAGCGCCTTGA
- a CDS encoding aldo/keto reductase, protein MTLRTRNLGTTGPRVSALGLGCMGMSALYGDADRAESVATVHAALEAGVTLLDTGDFYAMGHNEMLVGEALRTAPPARREQALVSVKFGALRDPAGNWIGFDGRPAAVRNFAAYSLQRLGVDHIDVYRIARLDPEVPIEETVGAIAELIEKGYVRHVGLSEVGAETVRRAAATAPVADLQIEYSLLSRGIEQDILPTTRELGIGITAYGVLSRGLISGHFSRDRRLAANDFRAHSPRFQGDNLRHNLDLVDALRAIAERKGATVAQIAIAWVLSRGEDIVPLIGARTRERLTESLGALDVTLDAADLAAVEEAVPADAAAGERYPAAQMALLDSERRTL, encoded by the coding sequence ATGACGCTGCGAACCCGAAACCTCGGAACCACCGGCCCCCGTGTCTCCGCCCTCGGCCTGGGCTGCATGGGCATGTCCGCCCTCTACGGCGACGCCGACCGCGCGGAGTCCGTCGCGACCGTCCACGCCGCCCTGGAAGCGGGCGTCACCCTGCTCGACACCGGCGACTTCTACGCCATGGGCCACAACGAGATGCTCGTCGGCGAGGCCCTGCGCACCGCCCCGCCGGCCCGCCGCGAACAGGCGCTGGTCAGCGTGAAGTTCGGCGCCCTGCGCGACCCGGCCGGCAACTGGATCGGCTTCGACGGCCGCCCCGCCGCCGTCCGCAACTTCGCCGCCTACTCCCTCCAGCGCCTGGGCGTCGACCACATCGACGTCTACCGCATCGCCCGCCTCGACCCGGAGGTGCCGATCGAGGAGACCGTCGGCGCCATAGCCGAACTGATCGAGAAGGGGTACGTCCGGCACGTCGGCCTCAGCGAGGTCGGCGCCGAGACCGTCCGGCGGGCCGCCGCCACCGCCCCCGTCGCCGACCTCCAGATCGAGTACTCGCTCCTGTCGCGCGGCATCGAGCAGGACATCCTGCCCACCACCCGCGAACTGGGCATCGGCATCACCGCCTACGGGGTGCTCTCCCGCGGGCTCATCTCCGGCCACTTCTCCCGCGACCGGCGGCTGGCCGCGAACGACTTCCGCGCCCACTCGCCCCGCTTCCAGGGCGACAACCTCCGGCACAACCTCGACCTGGTCGACGCCCTCCGCGCGATCGCCGAGCGGAAGGGCGCGACCGTCGCGCAGATCGCCATCGCCTGGGTCCTCTCCCGCGGCGAGGACATCGTGCCGCTGATCGGCGCCCGCACCCGCGAGCGGCTGACCGAGTCCCTGGGCGCCCTCGACGTCACCCTGGACGCGGCCGACCTCGCGGCGGTCGAGGAGGCCGTCCCCGCGGACGCCGCGGCCGGCGAGCGTTACCCGGCCGCGCAGATGGCACTCCTCGACAGCGAGCGCCGAACCCTTTGA
- a CDS encoding TetR family transcriptional regulator, whose translation MPPTSETLTAERILEATEEVLRRHGPAKATVVDVARALGVSHGSVYRHFRTKAALREAVTKRWLDRTCRSLAGTAAEDRDPQERLRAWLKGLFDIKRRKAHDDPELFATYGVLATESGTVVGEHIADLTAQLTGIITAGNASGVFSVPDPAAAARAVFYATIRFHNPCHAGEWRRSGVEEEFQDVVDLLVRGLSAPVTP comes from the coding sequence ATGCCACCGACCAGCGAGACCCTGACCGCCGAGCGCATCCTCGAGGCGACCGAGGAGGTGCTGCGCCGCCACGGTCCGGCCAAGGCCACCGTGGTCGACGTGGCCCGCGCGCTCGGCGTCAGCCACGGCAGCGTCTACCGGCACTTCCGGACGAAGGCGGCGCTGCGGGAGGCGGTCACGAAGCGGTGGCTGGACCGTACGTGCCGGTCGCTCGCCGGCACCGCGGCCGAGGACCGCGACCCGCAGGAGCGGCTGCGCGCCTGGCTCAAGGGGCTGTTCGACATCAAACGCCGCAAGGCGCACGACGACCCCGAGCTGTTCGCCACGTACGGGGTGCTGGCCACGGAGAGCGGGACGGTGGTCGGCGAGCACATAGCCGACCTGACCGCCCAACTGACCGGGATCATCACGGCGGGGAACGCGTCGGGAGTCTTCTCGGTGCCCGACCCGGCCGCCGCGGCGCGTGCCGTCTTCTACGCCACCATCCGCTTCCACAACCCGTGCCACGCCGGGGAGTGGCGGCGCTCCGGCGTCGAGGAGGAGTTCCAGGACGTGGTGGACCTGCTGGTGCGCGGCCTGTCCGCACCCGTCACGCCGTGA